From the genome of Ailuropoda melanoleuca isolate Jingjing chromosome 5, ASM200744v2, whole genome shotgun sequence:
ACCTTTTGGCTCACTCTGATCTAGTCACAAAGCTCTTTCATCTGTTGCTAAAATACATCCCGCTCTTTTCTCCCTCAGGCTCACTGTGCCTGCAGTTCAGTTCTCTCCTTTCTTTAGAAACAGctctcttcatctgtgaagtCCTACCCTCTCCCTTCCCCGATCATACTAAGTTGCTGCTGTTATTCTTAAGGCACacctttctgcttccttcctgttATAATTATCTGCTTACTGGTTTATCATCTGTCTCCTGCTCCACTACAAGAAACACAAATGCAAGCCcttgtcttttttgttcattAAATACTGACTGCAGCTCTTAATGGATACTCATGAATACCtattaaaggaatgaatgaatggccaaATATCTTAAGTGTTATCTTAAGTATTCTCATGTTATTCGTACATTTGAAATGACCCTGAATGAACACTTCCCACTGAAGGGAAAAACCAGGGCCTGTACACTGACTGTAATATTTGGAGTATTCAAAGAGCatcacttagaaaataaaaactcggACTTATTTAATACATGGAAGAACACGCAAACGAAGCATATTAAAGTATAACTGTACATTATCACCTTTTCCAAAATAGTATAAAAAGCAGAGGCAGATAGAACCGGGTTGAATCCCAGTTCCCTCACCCAACAATGGAGTAATCTTGGCCAAGTCACTTGGCCGTCTACTCTGAGAATCAGTGTCTACCCCTAGAGACACAGTGAGCAATAACAGGTAAGAAAAGACTGGCATGAAACAGAAGTCAATAATGTCACATATTTCTCCTGTAGGAAACACAAATAGTGTACAAAAGGGGAAGAAGTGGACAAGGGGATTAGAGTAAAAGGACAAGAAAGGTCCTGGCAAagcttgattttttaatttctttgttcctcttcAAATCTGGTTGTTTTCAGGCCCCAGGTTTAATAATATTACTGGAAAAATATCTTGTGCAAATCACTAGTCCTGATGCCAAGTTCCCCACTTTTGCATTACTTAAGGCCAAGACAACGACATTTCTGCCATCCTCTCACATTCCAGAAATCATATATATGTGGAAATGCCTATCTCTGCAGTTGTTCATGAGAAAACATGTACCTTGCTTTATGAAGCTAATACATATGTAACAGTTATTGAAGActctacacatacatacatatacagactggcaaaaaaaaaaaaatacctgttttcaTGAGCTTTAAATTCACAGAGGCACATTAGTGAATCACAGTCAAAAACCCTTACGACTTCTTCATCTCCAGCCACTGCAAGGACAGACTcctaggagagaaaaagaatatccAGAATGTCATCAACAATTCCAACCATCACCTTAGACACTAAGATTCCACCACTGATTTCTGGTCACTTACTGAAAGAAATGTAACAGAAgatattctcttttcatttgtgATGGTGCCACTAACAGACGCAGTGTCAAGTTGATAGACATCTATTTTATTCAGTATGACAACTACGTATTTCTCTCCCCTTGGGGACCATTCCACTATGTGGGCATCTGTaagttaaaaacacaaagcttttttatttcataaacaaaaaatgaaatgatcagaGTAACAGTAAAAAGAGCAAACAGTTGCACTGTGCATTTTCACATCCACTATCCTATTTAACCCTCACCACAAACTTTTGGTACGTATTTTGCAAGttaagttttagaaaatgaaCTGGATTCAAAAGAATCATTAAGTCATAGAGCTGGTAGGTGACAGAGTCATGACAAGAATTCTAATctaaaatgggaaaggaaaggaaagggggcacctgggtggctcagtcggttaagtgtctgccttcagctcaggtcatgaccctggagtcctgggagcaagtcccacattggggtccctgctcagtggggagcctgcttctccctctccctgccacttcccctgcttgtgctctctcaaataaataaataatctttaaaaataaataaatagatagagagataggcaggcaggcagatagatagatagacagacaggcagatagagaaaagaaaagaacctaaATCATTGCCCTAAGAGGTAACCACCATCATGGAGGGAAATAaaggtgtatgtgtatgtatatatattcacgTTCCATCAAGTTCTAAAGAACATTCCAAATAAAAGTActtactttgttttatattttttatgaatgCTGATCTTCCTTCCACAAGATTCCATGTTCTGCAAAACAGGAAGCTCACTTATGGCATGATCACTAACTTTTATCAGGTATAAAGGGAAGCATAAAGAAGACCTACTCAAACAACAATTTACTTCATAGGCAGCTAGTTAGAACTATCATATTTCTTAAACAACACTGGAAATATTTACTACCAAGCAAGATTAACTCATCCATTCCTGGACtcctttcatatatttaaaatgtttaatatattttcaaaatatttcaccTCCTAAAACGTTTGTTTTTAGGACCACCAGCCTCTTCACTTCACAGCTTACAACGACTGGGATGTGCAATGTACACGTGAACATGGAGCTCGTCATTGTTTTTTCTACCACTGTGAGAAGGTTCACTAGCTTTCCACCTTTTCTTATATTGCAATGTCTTTAAATAGCTGATGGCCATGAGATGAGACACAAAATGAATCTAGTTATTGTACTAAAATATACCCTGATGGTAGCTTCCTGCTGTCCCTGAAGAACAAAGACCACAACTTGGAAAAGATGCTCTCGGCATTAACAACTCACCTTAACGTCTTATCAGTACCCACGGAGAGGGCCAACTTGCCAGATGGGTGAATAGAAAGGAAGGTCACATGTCCTCTAAAAGGAAACCAACAGTTAGCCCCCAACTTGAATGGCACCTAGAAACCACCAAGGGGAAAGGGCTAGACTCACTTGTGAGCTTTAATGGACTTCAGGCACTCCCATTTCTTTGCATCCCACACACAAATGAGTCCATCTTCTGCTCCACTGATTAAGTGCCTGTTGCCATAGAATTTCAGACAAGTTATTGTGCCTGTGGAAAAACCAAGATAGGCAAACTTAACATTCATTTTGAATGCAAACTCCATTTCTGGTTTAAAGGCTATGCTGTGGTAAGTAAAACACCTAACATCTTAGTATTACTGAAACATACCTTAAAGTCTTAGGTGAAgacgtttatttttttttcatattaccaCACACAGTTTCAAAgctatgcaaatattttcagCAGAATTTCTCTAGTTGTAGACTCAGACTTGAGCTACTCAGTTCACTTTCTGGCTCTATATCTCCACAATCATAAATTTAGAAGATGGCTGGCTAGGATTGTTTGAGCAGAAGTCAAACAAAACCAACCAGTAAATCAGCtcatctgggaaacaaaccaagaTGTACAGCCACATGACTTCTACTTTCAAAACAGTTACTTAGTGACCCATTCATCCACAATCCAATTATTATCACTCTAGACCTGCTTTTGATTTCTACACAGTTCTCATTCACTGTCACAAGAATTTAttcgaggggcacctggctggctcagttggtacagcatacgactcttgatctcggggttgtgagtcgAGCCCCaaactgggtgtagagattacttaaaaataaaatttattttaaaaatttaattacttaaaaataaaatttattaaaatttatcaaatttatttaaaaaatttaatttagaaaaaattttacaTCTTTACATTTACATCTTTACATTTTACATCTTCAAAAAGAATTAGAACAATTTTCTAAATTGTTCCACTATTCAATTATGCCCTCTGTAATCTCTCTTCCATGGTTCACAAATTTTCTACTATCTTTTCAACTTCACAAAACACTCCACTCTCCTCTGCCCAAACTAAAGCCTGAGTCTCCCATGAATTTCTCCTGCAGCTCTTGGGACTAGGAGACATACATATTTACTGTCCTCAAATACTAACCTCATTGGAAGGAGGTAAGGTGATAGAAGAACTCAGCATTCTTCTAACTCCCAAAAGCAGCCCACGCCCTTATACATTTACCAAGTAAAATTCCCTATCCTTTGAAGCTTGTCACCCAACTTAACTGCCCTATATCTCAGTGGTCAACAAGTGGTCTGTAAGCCACACCTGGCTGGTGGCCTGTTTTCATAAGTgcagttttactggaacacagacTCGCTTGTTCAGTTCTAAaatgtctatggctgcttttacaCTGGAAAAGCAGTGCCAACTAATCAAAACCAAGAACATACAGCCacaaagcctaaatatttactattttgtcCTTTCAGAATAAGGGTATGAAGCCTGGGGTCACTGCTGTTCACTTGCCATGTCCTACTCAATCCTTGACATTGTCCTTTATATTGAAAGAGTCAAAGATGTCTAATGAATAATTTTGCACCCCCCACTCCAAAAAGCACAAATAATATATGGGGTGACATACGCCTTTATCAAAGTGGGAAGTCTTTAGCCATCTTTGcccttgttttcctctttcctatCATTCTATTTCCTACTTTGGGAAAGAGCTTATCTATTACCGAACTGTCAGCAAAATaggaattaggggcacctgggtggttcagtcggttaagcctctgctttcagctctggtcatgatctcaggggcctgggactgagccccacttcgggctccccactcagtgaggactctgcttctccctctgcctctgcccttccccctcctctctggttcAGTCCCTCATACCTACACCCTAGACATAGTTACCACCTACAGCTGCTCCACATTACAACTCTTGAACTCTGAAGAGCCTCATCCCTGCCCATAACCTCACCTCTCACCAGCCCTTTCATGGCCCCCTTCATTCACAGTGCACCtacttttttatttcagagatctGAAGACTCTTCACACCCCATTTTTTCTAGGCCAACACCATCTTCTTTCACCAAAATCCTGAATTCCTCTGTAAATCAACCCACCTATTGCACACACCAAGCAGCTTTCTGCTCCCTACAAAAATGTCTGTAGCTTACTGCAAACGGATGTTACTCGATTCAGAGACTCCAACTTCAATCAGGCAGACTCTCATCAGTCTTTTGCTTGTTCTTGGTCACCATCTCTCTCACATCCCGGGTGCCAGCACTTTCCTCAAGCCCAAAcggcccctccctcccattcaATCCCTAACCTCTTCTTCTCAAGGACCACCCAGGACCTGGCCCGTCTACTTCTCCAGTCACCCCAACCTCCGTTTTAACCTTCTCATGATACTAACTTGCTTACAGTTCCCCATGCACACAGCGGTTAGAAACATGGGCTCTAGACCTAGGTTTGAGTTCTAGTTCCACTGTTTTGTAACCGTGGGCAAGTCAGCATCTTTGAatcttggttttctcttctatgAACTGAAGGTACAACTGCAGCTTCTTGGCACACTGCTGGACACATGGTACCCCCTCAGTAAAGGTGGCTATCAACATCAGGCTGCTCCTGTGTT
Proteins encoded in this window:
- the PAK1IP1 gene encoding p21-activated protein kinase-interacting protein 1 isoform X2 codes for the protein MKKKIDHGALVHHNGTITCLKFYGNRHLISGAEDGLICVWDAKKWECLKSIKAHKGHVTFLSIHPSGKLALSVGTDKTLRTWNLVEGRSAFIKNIKQNAHIVEWSPRGEKYVVVILNKIDVYQLDTASVSGTITNEKRISSVTFLSESVLAVAGDEEVVRVFDCDSLMCLCEFKAHENRVKDMFSFEVPEHHVIVTASSDGFIKMWKLKQDKRVPPSLLCEVKTDARLTCLGVWLDRVTDTQESLPSAAEPSPVRKEQSKSNKKEAGDVVQEEERQSLPSSKNCNLTGDTKKPTKRNTPVSTKKRKMVEMLEKKKRKKKI